aCAGATAGTATTAGTCCAGACTGAACGTATAAAATTAGAAAGCCCTACTAAAGCTTTTCTTAAGTACAGGACTAGGGCTGGGGGATACAGCCCATGGGGCATGTGTGGACCTCAGGTCAGGTGGTAGGTGTGGACCTCAGGTCATAAACTAGTAGCTTCCTTGGTGGTGGGAACTGGGACAGGACCTCATGAGCTGCCTTAGCTCCCAGTGGCAGCCCCTAAATTCAGGCAAATGGAATCTCAGAGCTCTTGTGGAATgggtctcctctctcttcctacaTTCCCAGTTGACAGCCCAACTCTAACCCTGCCCTTTTCTGCAGCACTCCACCTCAGTGAGCATCATGGGCTTTTCCAACACTCTGGAGATGGAGCTGTCATCCACCAGGCTGGCGAGGACCATAGAGCCACAGATCCACAGGGTGAGCGGCCTGACAGCTGGTCCCACCCACACAATTCCGAGCCTGCTGAGTGGCCCACCACAAACTGTGTCTAGCCTGATGCATGTTTCAAACCATGCTGTGCCCAGCCCAGTCAATCACCTGCAACCCGTGCCAAATCTTGTATGTGGCACACTCCAGTCCATGCCCAACCTGAGGGGTGATTGCTCCCAGGCCATTACAAGCCTGGCAAGCAACCACTCACAAGCTGGGCCCAGCCTAATGTCTGGGCACACCCAGGCTGTGCCGAGTCTGGCCACTTGTCCTCTGCAGAGCATGCCTCCAGTTTCTGACATACATTTGGAGACTAGATCCACTTCCAGTCCTAGCTCTGGACAAACTGCAGAGAGTGTGGGCTCCAAGGATGGGGCCGAGTCCTCCCTGGGGAATGCCCTATGTAAGGTAGGTCTTGGGAAAGTGGCATTCAACTTTTGCTGATTGTGAAGCAAAAGGTTGGCCATTGGCAGCCTTTTCTTAACCTTAGCAGTTTTGCTGATGGCCAGAAAGTCTGATTTGATTCTTGTTGACTTTTCACCTTTAACAGATGGAAAGTGAGGATTGCTCTAGCTTCACAGACTCAATAGGACAAGTCTCCACAGCCTCCAGTCTGGATGTTCCTAAGGATTTGGTTATTCCCTCAGAACTGGAGGAACCAATTAACCTCTCTGTGAAAAAACCTTTTCTCGTGCCAGTGATCAACACATCTACTGCTCTACAACAGTACCAGGACCCAAAAGGTAAGACGTGAGTAAGTGGCTGCCTTTCCTGTTGGCCACAGACTTGAGCAGGCCTCTCAGCACCTCTAGGTGCTTGGGCTTGGTCTGGAGGATGCTACTTATAAGGCTGGATTTGCTTCTGTCCTTTGGAAGTGATGTACATGCTTCTGCTTCCCTAACCATGGCAGCACCAATCAGTGTGGCCCACTTCTAATCTTCCCCCATGGAACTCATCCTGGGCAGTCTGGCTTTGTATGTAGGCACACTAGAAGAAATCACTCCAAAAGAGCTAGCCTTGGCAAAATGTTGTGAGTGAAAAGGTGTGTCTGATGGTTCTAGTTAGGACATCAATTCTGTTTGTTGTGAAATGGATATCTGCCATTTGCCTCAGTAAATGGGACTCACAAAACTACTGCATAGAATAGGGGACAAACAACTACAGAGAAATCACTCAGCCATTTACTCTGTAGCAGCAAGAATTTTCCATGTACTCAGCAGTCATGTGGATTTGTGCAGTGCCATATAATGAAGGGAATTTAGACCACTGGAGACAGGCTCTGAGTTTCTTCTTAGGGAGCTGCCTTTTCTCATTCTACCACTTGTGTCCTGTGGATGGAATTCAGGATGTCAGACTTGTCAGCAAGCACctatacccactgagctgtctctccagcccaccaatCCCTTAAGGTCGTTTGTTTCAGTGTTGATCAGTGGTTTGTTTCATCTGATAAGGCTTAGTCAAGAAATTAGGGTCAAATACTGACCACTTAGGGTTTTTTCATGTGTGATATTATTGCTTATTTTGAAATGGATCAGTCTATTTTGTAGGTACTTAATACATACAAGAACAACAATACCAACAAATGGACTAGTTTTCTCTTTATATTGACAGACCAACTGAAAAAATATTGGTCCTTATTACATAAGTAATATTACCATATATTTTATGCAATTAAATCAAAATTCTAGAGCCAGTTTTGCCCAAAGAAAGTACATAGGACAGTGCTAATAAATGGTAGTTCCTGTTTGTGCACTGTTCCCTGCCCATCTGTGTTGACTGTGCTGTGCAGAGGCTCTTGCTCTCAGGGGTGATGCTAGAAGAATCTCCACACTAACTGAGATTTCAGAGAATGACAGGAGGTGACACTAGTGTATTGGAAACAGATTATTTCTGAGCTCTTAGAAGATGGCTATCAGGGCCTCACCCAGCTCTTACCTTTCCTTCAGCAGGCTCTGAGTATTGTCTGTGCTAATCTTTGCCAAAAAGCTGATGGCTTTCAGCCTCTCTCAGGAAGGGGACACATAGTAGGATTGTCACCACCATGAATGAACACACTTGGTAACAATTGTGTGGCCAATGTATGACCAAAAGCTCAGATAACAGAAATAAGCAGAAGGTATAAATGATATTTGTTGCCACAATGTATGTCACAGCTATTTAATTTGTCTTTTGTCTTAGAATATGAGAATTTTGAACAAGGAGCCCTGGAGCTGGATACAAAAGAGAATTCAAGCGTCAGGTAGTGACTCTGGGCAGACCTTCTTACCCTCAACTTTCTGTCCTAAGAGGTTGGCACAGGAAGTataagaacttgaagcagaaatttGTCTATACCTGCCATCACCACCTGCTGGGCCTCAAGTGGGATCCATGTGGTTGGGTGCCTATCATAGTTATGGGAGAGTTCCAGGCATTGTTAGGTATGCAtctgtgtgtaacagtccttGCTCTTTAGGGAGCCCTCCTTTGACTACAGATGGTACCAAAGGTCTTTCCAGTGTTTGACAGGGTTGACTGGGTTAAACTTGGTAGGAGGCAGAATATAACCTATGGAGGGTCAACCGATGAGGCTGTTCATTTGGGGGGTCATGAATGAGCCTAACTTAGAGATTGAGGCTATCTGGGGCTCATGAGGTGACTCAGAGTGTCTCTCTTACCACAGAGCCATCAGTAGTGATCCCAGGATTCCCTACGTGCGACTGGAGCGGCTCAAGATCTGTGCTGCCTCATCAGGAGAGATGCCTGTGTTTAAGCTGAAGCCCCAGAAGAACAGCCAGGATGGGAGCGTCCTGCTGGTGATAGAGTGTGGCACCGAGTCCTCTAGCATGTCCATTAAGGTACCATTTGACTCTGCTTGGTTCAGGCTAGGagcctcttgtttttctttgctgctgCTAGAATACTTGCTTTAGGGACTTTTGTGAACCTCAGTGGGATTGTAGCTAGCCTTGTCCTCTGCTGCATGGCATCTGGGAGATACAGCAGGGTTGAGCTAAGACTTGTCTGGCTTGTGGTCCAGGAGTAAGAGATCCTCACAGTAAGTGTTCAGTCTCTGCCAGTCTCTCCCCCGCCCCACCACACCCCTGCCAACCATTTGTCAATACTGTGCTCCAGCTGCTCAGACTCACTTCTTCCCCAAGGTCAGCCAGAACAGCCTGTCTGATGCCACCCAAGGCCCAGGGCTAGGGGGAAGAAAGGTCACTGTCACATCTCTGGCTGGGCAGCGGCCACTAGATGTGGACAGTGCATCTTCTGAAGAACACAGACTCATCCCCCGAAGTCTTGGAAACAAAAAGTACACCCCAGCCCCCATAGAGAATGAGGACTTCTGTGCTGTCTGCCTCAATGGTGGAGAGCTGCTGTGCTGTGACCGCTGCCCCAAAGTGTATCACCTTTCCTGCCATGTGCCAGCCTTGCTCAGCTTCCCAGGGTGAGTCATGCCATCCCCTGGCTAACAGGGTTTTATCTTCAGGGACAGATCATTCTGGCCAGGCCCACAGTGCTCCCGGGGTGGGCTTACCGGGGCTGACACCAAGTCTGGTTCTGATAGTTGGTGGGCCCTGCAATGGTGTGCCTTCTACACACAGATTTGTCCCATACCTAGCCCTAGCTCCTCCCTAACTCCTGTTTTATTCTGAATTCATGgcatcttcatttattttacttctttcaaGCCTGTGGCTAGCACGCCATTCCTTTCATTGAGACAGGGCTGGGGACACAGTTTCTTACttcaacaaccccccccccattttctaTGCCTGTCTTGGGCAGAGGGTTGGGGGAGGACGTGGAGTCTAATATGGTGTTACCTGCTGTACAGGGGAGAGTGGGTGTGCACCCTGTGCCGCAGCCTGATGCAGCCTGAGATGGAGTACGATTGTGAGAATGCTCGCTATAGTCAGCCGGGAGTTCGGGCACCTCCTGGCCTGAGCATGTATGACCAGAAGGTAGGGAAGGGTTTTTGGAAAAGAGTTTTCTATGTGAGGCAGCCCCATTGTACCTACAGAAGCTAGGGTTTTTCAAGGGGGATGCAAGCCTTTTGGGAGTGTGGGCTTTGTTAGGCAGCTGTgacatttctgtgacaaaatacctgagaaaatccACTTACAGCAGAACAGGTTATTTTGACTGAGGGTATCATTCCATGGTCACTGAGCTTCATTGTCCCTGGGTCtctggtgaggcagagacagtagaATGGGGAGCATGTGGGAGGGCGGAGCTTGCCTCATGGCtgtcagaaagcagaaagagagaagggggccCCAGGGACAAAATATACATGCAAGGATGTGGGTGACCACTTCCTCCCACTAGCCGCCACCCCTTAAAAGTCTCACCTGCTCTCCTCAGTCCAGAGTGGATGGATCCCTGTGCCTTCATGGTTAAGTCACCCTCTAAAGATCCTGCCCTtgggaccaagccttcaatacACGAGCTTCAGGGAGTGGGGAGGTTGCGGGGGGAGGGAGGCATGAGCCATGCCTGATGACTTGCCCTGTGGAAATTTATGTGATTGTCCCTTGTCCAGAAGTATTTTTTTCTGGCCTGGGAGCCCAAGCTGCCTTCTTAAGGTGGCTGACACCCTTGAGGTTAGAGCCAGACAGTTACCAGGGTTACCATGTTTAGTTCTCATCTGAGGTGGAGCCAGAGCAGTGTGTCACTTGCCTCTTGTGATTTCTGCAGAAGTGTGAGAAGCTGATCCTGTCCCTGTGCTGCAACAACCTCAGCCTGCCCTTTCACGAACCAGTCAGCCCCCTGGTAAGGAGGCCCCATGCTTCTGCCTgctgctctcctctcctttctgctcAGGAGACCCCCTAGGGGTCACAGCCACTCctgattctttctctccctcataGCTGCTACTGCATCAGACCTGACTTAGCAAGTGacacctcttctccctcttcccataCTTTTATTCCTCCTCTTGTCTACTCTTTCACTTACATTCTAACTCATTCTCCAGCTCCTCGTTTCTTAGCTATTCCtgcactaattttttttttccatctcctccACCTTCCTCAAGGCCAGACATTATTACCAGATTATCAAGAGGCCCATGGACCTATCGATTATCCGGAAGAAGTTGCAAAAGAAGGACCCAGCTCACTACACCACTCCAGAGGAAGTGGTGTCAGATGTGCGCCTCATGTTCTGGAACTGTGCTAAGTTCAATTATGTATGTTgggtttgttttcattatttcacagTGACCCTAAGACTGTCATGGCTGGGGGCAGATGAGTCTGGGAGCAGAGTCCTGGGGTTTGCTATGGTTTAAAAGCCCTCTCCCAAATGTGGGCCCTAAGCATGGACTCAGAAGGATGGGGGAGGTACTAGTAACTGGCCAACTGTGGGTATCTGCTACGATTACTTGTACTTTATGAGCTGCTACCAAATGGATTGTTTTGAGTCCTAGGAGAATATACCAAGCTCCAGGTCTCTCAGGATGAGATTCCAAGATGGGCCAGTCAGGCTTGTGCTCCCTGTATCCCTTCTGATGGAGGGGCATAGAGGAGATGACCTGGTAGAAACAGGTTGGACCACTACTGTCTCCCCTTGCCAGCCTGACTCGGAGGTTGCAGAGGCTGGTCGCTGTCTGGAAGTATTCTTTGAGGGCTGGCTAAAGGAGATCTACCCAGACAAAAGCTTTGCCCAGCCCCAGCAAGACGATTCAGACTCCGAGGACTTATCTGGAGAGAGTGGCTGTACCACCCCTCAGGGCTTCCCGTGGCCTCCCTACATGCAGGAAGGCATCCAGCCCAAGAGGCGGCGGCGACATATGGTAAAGAGCTGCTGCCATCCAGTGggcagggtgggtgggtggtggcacTGGCAAGGGGGCACCTGAGCATCATGTGAAGAGCACAAGATGGAGTTGTGTTGATGAACCATCACTCTCAACCCCTTAGCATTTGAGAAAGGTAGGGTGATATGAAGATCACCAACTCTAGTTATCAGTGAAGCCTGGAATGTAGAGGGGCCCATGTTCCTGCCCAGGGACCTCTAGGGTGAAGAGAGGTGTTCTGACCCTCAGCTCAGTACTGGTTATACTACACTAAGACTGTGATGCCCATAGAAAGTGAGCTACCTGACATCAGTGCTTGATTCCTGCCTGGGctagagggagaaaagaagggaccCTTTTAACTCCTGGCTctaagaaggaagcagagggctTGCTTgcaacagagagactttcaggACCTTCTGATTCTTTCATCTGTGCAGACCTGAAAGATCACTCTCCTTCCCTGCTTTCCTCCATTCTTGTGTCCCTCCCCCTtgcccttttccttccctctttcttccttcaaaccctctttccatgtttcttttttgccataggatcttactatgtagtcaaggctggaTTGGAACAAActgtagagaccaggctggccttacacttGTGACaatcctcctacttcctcttcccaagtgctaggattacaggcaggtgTCACTACCGGCAGCCATTCTGTTAAAGCCCACTAAAATGTGCTGCTGGTGTCCTGTGTGCCAAGGTCTGGCCAGAAACCCCTGGTATTTATGGCACTTGGTGCATCGTATATAGGGCCCTTGGTGAGTTCTGCCGATGCATCTCCAGGGTAGAATACATCAGCACTGGGGAACCCCAGTCCTGACCCTGGTCCCCTTCAGTTTAATAAATCCAAATTTGAATATTCCAATTTCTTTTATCTCAGgagaatgaaaagacaaagagaatgtCGTTTCGCCTGGCCAACAGCATTTCGCAGGTGTGAGAACTGGAAGGAGACTGGGGCGCTCTGGTGACTGAAGTCCCACCCTCTCGACCATCCCTCCCCATCCTTCAGCTTATCCTCTTCAGAGTGTGGCTGTGAGATGAGTCTTGTTGAGTGGGTAGCGCTCCCTTCATCATTTGCATATCTAGCATTTATTTGGGAGCCATAGTGCATCCACCATAAAGAAGATTTCAGTAAAACAGGGAAGAGGGAGGTTCCTCATTGGCAGAGTAATCGGACATACAGGTTCCATGCCTCTCAAGGCTTGGGAGGACCTTGCTTCCTCATGAGCTCTCTCACTTGAGGAGAGCAGACTTTGTTCTCCTCTCAGCAGCCTTGGGCTCAGGAGCACTGTGTGTGTCTGAACTCCTGGCTTAGAAGCGGGTACGAGAAGGGAAGCGAGAtttggatggatggaaggcctgtGATTCCCTGTCCCAGCACAGCCAAAGACTGTCACTGTTTGCCTTTGCTCGTCCTGTTGGGACAGAGGTATCTGCCATTGGCAGAATAATGGAGGCTTCTCGAGGCCCTAGGTCTCAATTTGTGCCTATTTGGGTTCTAACGGTTTTCAGGGTATTTGCTTTTCATGTCCCCTTTCCTGAGTAGGACTTGGGTGGTCACTGTGAAATGCTATGTGTGGTTTGGCACTCTTGCCTGAGCTAGGCGGCAGTGCAGAGACCAGATTTCATTTTCATCCAGAAGATGCCAGCTTCAGAGTCTGTCCCTCTGTGTCCTAACTCTGGGCTAATAGCACTTCAGACCCTACCTTCTCAAAAGTGACTATTATGTGTGTCAGTGGCTCTTCCTTGGTCATCTCTATTCAGACATCTGTATCTTGAGTTTTACTTGGGAGAAGTGTGAGATGGTGTCTGCTGCAGGTACAGAGTTTCCTGGCAAGAATAACCCACAGCCAATACAGTGTGCTGTGCCTCTTCTCCTGCCCAAGattgtagttctctttttcacACAACCAAAGATCAGAACTATGGCCATGCTGTTCACAGCCCAGAATCAGCTAACACTCTGTCACCCTCTTTTGTAGGAGCTTGGAAAAGGCAGTGGTGACTGATAGGATCTAACGGAGGTATTCCTGGGCTATGGGCAGAGAGGGGAATCCTTTAGTGACCCTGAGGTAACTCTAGAGTCATGGTTCTCACAGAATACTCAGAAAGACATTCTGGAAGCCAAGAGCAATAGAACTGCAGGCCACATCGTAGATGGATCTCCACAGTGTAGGCAGGGTTTGTAAGGAAGCCTCTGAGACATACAGGAACAGGCTCCTTCCTAGGCAAAGGCTTGGTTGAGGAAGGACTTTTGATTATATTGTTGGTGGAGATGGCATCTCAGTGACCTGGTCCTGAGGCATGGCTGATTTCAGGGGACTCTCAGGCCGTGGCTTTGTTTTTGCAAAGAGGTGCAATTTAATTAAGTGATTATTCATAGGGCCTTAGCTGGGAAGCCATCTTCTTTTTACCAGagaccttttcttcttctctgtgagagaagaaaaagaactcaATCCATTTCCCATTGGATTGAGGGAGCATCTTCACATCGAAGCCCTGCCCACTGCCTTGTCATTCAGCAGCACTGCCAAGCTCTTCAGTAGATGGGCTTCCATATCCTGCTGTCTAGTTTCCGGCAGCTCAATATTCAGTTCTTTTCTAGTCAGGTAACCTTTGAAAACAGGCTTTGCTCCTTATGTTCACAAAGCTTTTTGCTGTGGCTCTGACTATTTCTCTTGATTTTTGCATCCTTTTCTTTGATTGGTCTGGTAAGGTTCCTTCTGTTTGTGCCTTTCTAATTCCTGCTGATTCCTTTTGTGGCACATATTCCATACTTTATGGTGTTTGGCCCTGGAAAGCCACTGAACACTATGATAGCCTGAAACCTAACAGCCTTTCCTGGACCAGCTGGAGACTGTGCCCATGACATGGAAATGCCTGGTTCAAAGCCTTGCTTCCCCTTTCTTGGTACAGCTTGTAGCTTGAGTGTGTCCAGTTAGTACAAGGATCAGCTTCTGGGCCCAGAGATCTTGGAGATCTGGTAGGCAGTCCCCTGTTCCCTTTCCGCTATAGAG
The DNA window shown above is from Cricetulus griseus strain 17A/GY chromosome 3, alternate assembly CriGri-PICRH-1.0, whole genome shotgun sequence and carries:
- the Trim66 gene encoding tripartite motif-containing protein 66, translating into MARNCSECKEKRAAHILCTYCNRWLCSSCTEEHRHVPTTGGPLFARAQKGSPGVNAGSGDFALYCPLHTQEVLKLFCETCDVLTCHSCLMVDHKEHRCRHVEEVLQNQRMLLESVTTQVAHKKSSLQTSAKQIEDRIFEVKHQHRKVENQIKMAKMVLMNELNKQANGLIEELEGITNERKRKLEQQLQSIMVLNRQFEHVQNFINWAVCSKTSVPFLFSKELIVFQMQRLLESSCNTDPGSPWSIRFTWEPNFWTKQLASLGCITTEGGQLSRADAAAAYGTLQGPSSFYQSHQAPMAQQESLSHPSHKFQPPALCSSSVCCSHCSPVSPSLKGQVAPPSIQPAHSFRQPSEMVSHQLGSLQCSTLLPREKELACSPHPPKLLQPWLEPPPPTEQENASQRPGQQLISQPVCIVPPQDVQSGAHAQPTIQTPSIQVQLGHQKLKLSHFQQQPQQQPPPPPLLPPPTQHAPPPLPPTQHLASSQHESPPGPACSQNMDIMHHKFELEEMQKDLELLLQAQQPSLQLSQTKSPQHLQQTIVGQINYIVRQPAPVQSQSQEDTLQVTEEPPASEGPKPVLPLDKNTAAALPQTPAEETSHSVPPVDSTSQHSSPNVVRKHSTSVSIMGFSNTLEMELSSTRLARTIEPQIHRVSGLTAGPTHTIPSLLSGPPQTVSSLMHVSNHAVPSPVNHLQPVPNLVCGTLQSMPNLRGDCSQAITSLASNHSQAGPSLMSGHTQAVPSLATCPLQSMPPVSDIHLETRSTSSPSSGQTAESVGSKDGAESSLGNALCKMESEDCSSFTDSIGQVSTASSLDVPKDLVIPSELEEPINLSVKKPFLVPVINTSTALQQYQDPKEYENFEQGALELDTKENSSVRAISSDPRIPYVRLERLKICAASSGEMPVFKLKPQKNSQDGSVLLVIECGTESSSMSIKVSQNSLSDATQGPGLGGRKVTVTSLAGQRPLDVDSASSEEHRLIPRSLGNKKYTPAPIENEDFCAVCLNGGELLCCDRCPKVYHLSCHVPALLSFPGGEWVCTLCRSLMQPEMEYDCENARYSQPGVRAPPGLSMYDQKKCEKLILSLCCNNLSLPFHEPVSPLARHYYQIIKRPMDLSIIRKKLQKKDPAHYTTPEEVVSDVRLMFWNCAKFNYPDSEVAEAGRCLEVFFEGWLKEIYPDKSFAQPQQDDSDSEDLSGESGCTTPQGFPWPPYMQEGIQPKRRRRHMVKSCCHPVGRENEKTKRMSFRLANSISQV